Below is a window of Methanocaldococcus jannaschii DSM 2661 DNA.
GCTTTTTCTACAGTATTTATAATCTCTTCAAAGTTATGTCCATCTATTTCAAAGACATCCCATCCAAATGCCTCAAATTTAGCTTTTATATCTCCTAAACTCATAACATCCTCAGTACATCCATCTATCTGCAGTTTATTTCTATCAATAAAGGCAATTAAGTTATCCAACTTGTAGTGGGCTGCTGCCATTGCAGCTTCCCAAACTATACCCTCTTGACATTCTCCATCCCCTAATAAGACATAAACGTAGTTGTTTAACTTATCTAATCTACATCCCAAAGCCATTCCTACTGCTGCTGAAAAACCTTGTCCCAATGAACCGGTGCAAATCTCAACTCCTGGTGTATCCATTGATGGGTGTCCTTGCAACTTCCCTTCCAATCTTCTCAATTTCCATAACTCCTCCTCTTCTATTATACCCAACTCAGACAAAACTGCATATAATGCTGGAGCAGCATGTCCTTTACTTAAAACAAACCTATCTCTATCTTTTTTATATGGATTATCTGGAGAGTAGTTCATTAGTTTAAAGTATAGAGCTACTATAATATCAGTTGCTGATAAACTTCCACCTGGATGTCCAGACTTTGCTAAACCAACCATTTTTACAATATTATATCTAACCTTTTTTGCTATTTTTTCCAAATCTTTTATTTCTAAGTTATTATCCATAGTTTCACCTTTTTAAGATTTAAAAAATAATATCATTACTCAATGAATTAATAAAAAAAGCAAAAACAAAAAATCCATAATGATGTTATGCTAAAATAATTGTTAGTCATATTTAAAACTTACACCTAAAAATAATAGATAGTAAATAGAGGAAGTTTATCCTTTAATAACTCCTAATGGTCTCATTCTTGCTACTTTTAATGATATTCCAGCTTTATGACATGTATCTGCGACTAAATCAACACTCTTATATGCCTCTGGTGCTTCCTCTGCCATAACTGCCTTTGAATCACTCATGGCAACGATTCCCATCTCTGCCAATCTTCTTTGTATCTCTTTACCCTTCCACAACTTTAATGCCTTAGCCCTACTTAGCTTTCTACCGGCTCCATGTGCCGTTGAACCAAACGTCTCTTTCATAGCAATCTCTGTCCCTCTCATTAAGTAAGAGGCGGTTCCCATATCTCCAGGAATAATAACCGGCTGTCCAACACTCCAATATTCTTTTGGAATTGCCTCATGCTTTGGTGGGAATGCCCTTGTAGCTCCTTTTCTATGCACTATAACTTTTACCTTCCTTCCATCTATTATGTGTTCTTCTTTCTTAGCTATGTTGTGGGCTACATCATAGACAATATTCATCTCTAAATCCTCAGCATGTATTTTAAATACTTCTTCAAAGCTCTCTCTAACCCAGTGAGTAATCATCTGTCTATTTGCCCATGCATAGTTTGCTCCACAGCACATTGCTTTAAAGTAACTCTGCCCTTCTTCTGATTCAAATGGAGCACATGCCAACTGTCTATCTGGAAGTTTTATTCCATAGTTTTTGGCTGCTTTTTCCATAATTCTTAAATAATCAGTACAGATTTGATGCCCTAAACCTCTTGAACCGGTGTGCACTAAAACAACAACTTGATTTTCCTCTATTCCATATATTTCAGCAGCTTCCTCATCAAATACCTTTTCAACATACTGCACTTCTAAGAAGTGGTTTCCACTTCCTAAACTTCCTAATTGAACTCTTCCTCTCTCTTTTGCTTTATCTGAGACATAGGAAGCATCTGCATCTTTTAAACAGCCATGTTCTTCAATAAACTCTAAATCTTCCTTCCATCCATAACCCTCTTTAACAGCCCATCTAACTCCTTCCTCTAATACATCATCCATAACACTTTTGCTGAATTTTAAAATTCCCTTACTTCCCAAACCAGAAGGGACATTTTTGAATAAGGTTTTTATAAGCTCTTTTATCTTTGATTGAACTTCTTCTTTTGTTAAATTTGTTCTTATAAGCCTAACTCCACAGTTATGGACAACTATGCTATTTGCTATGAAGTTGTGTTCTTTGCTTACTATTCCAACATCATACAATTTTGAATCATAAGAAATTTCTTCAATCTCCTTTATCTTGTCTATTACAAATCCTCCAATAACCCCATATTTTTCAATAAATTCCTCAAACTTTGGGAATTTTGTTGAAATTCTTACATCATCTTCATCCAAGTTTTCATATACTGCCCTCTCAATTAATCTTTTGCTTATAAACTCATTTCTAAATTCATCCATCTTTAACATTTCTGAGACTGTTACTCCTTTTTTATAAAGTTCTTTTGCTCTTTTAATACATTTTTTTCTAATTTCTTTTGCAATATCCTTCCTTCTTAAGTATTCATAAGCCAACAATCCAATAACTTTTTTCTCCCCTGAATATTCATAGTTTATTCTTCCTAAGAAGTTCTTTATGCTCTCTTCCCCAACAATTGCCAGTCTGTATGAAACTCTACCATCTAAAGATTTTATCTCATAAATCATACTTTCAATGTCAAACTCAGCCAATAATAGCTTAATTTCATTTAAAAACTCTAAGATATTTTCTTTTAGCTCTTCACTCTTTGACATCGTTAAGTTTATTGGTAATGGTGTGTAGTTTTTAAACACTGCCCTACTTCCATCAGCTCCAAACAATCCAGCTAAGAAGTTTCTCTTTACCCATTTTGGAGCTTTCTTTATCCACTCTGGGATTTTGTATATCTGCTCTGTCTTTTTACCAATTGGCATTCCCAATTTATGCATGAACAATGCAAATGCCTTTGAAGTTATTTTTATAGAGTTGTCTTCACACAAGCTTGTATATTCATCTCCGTAGGCATTTCTTATCTCAACTTCCCTCTTCCTTGAATATATTCTTGAAGCTTTTATTCCTAATTTCTCTAAATCTTCTCTAATTTTAATAAGCGTCTCTCTCTTTCCATAAAATGCCACATACAACCTCTCTCTATCCCCATTCTCTTTAACTATACTTCCATCTCCAAATGCAAAACCTAACAATCTTGCAATAATACCAATATTTTTGTTGTCCATTCTAAGTGGTAATAACCCTCTATCTTTTAGATATTTGATAATCTGTTTATCATACTCTGCAAAATCATCCTCATCTAATATTATCTCATCAGACGGTTCTTCATATTCAACCCCTTCATAAGGATAAACTATTACATCATCCCCTTCTTTTAACATGCCCATTGGTACATAACCGTTTAATGTTAAAACTGGATGGTCTTTACTTCCCTCTAAAACTCTTCCAGATTCTGTTTTTATCCTTATTATCTTCTCATCTGCATATCTTTCAGAGACAAACAATATGTTTGAACTCTTTTCTCCCTCCTCTGTATTATAAATCTTAATATGTAAATCCAATTTTTCTTTTAGTTTTTCCAATTTTATGTAATATCCATCATCCGTTAATATTTTTGAGTTTGATGTAAGGCAGTTGATATCAAAACCAACCCCTCCAGGGCTTATAACTCCTTCTCTTTGGTCAAAAGCCGCTACCCCGCCAATCGCGAACCCATAACCGTAATGCACATCAGGCATAGCTATAGAATACTTATAAATCCCAGGCAAGCATGCAACGTTCGCTATTTGTTCTAAAACCTCTGGTTCTAACTCATCTAATAGGATTTCGTTTAAGTAGATTCTTCCAGGAACTCTCATGCAATCTTTGTAATCCTTAGGTAATTCCCATACTACATCGGAGACCCTTTTTAATACATCTTTCATTATGCATCACCATTAATGTGTTTTTATTAATGCACACAAATGCCTTTAATAGCTATATCTTTCTTCTTTATGGTATTTATTACCTCATCTATGTATCTTTTAAATGCTGTTTTATTGCTAATTATTTCATAACTCTCTGGATAGTTTTGCTCTAAGTAGTGTTTAAACTCTCTGCTTGCCTTTAAATTCAAAAATTCAAAGTAATAAAAGTTGGTAAAGGGCTTTGTCTCACCTATTATATATTCAACATCAATCAAATCTGGGATTATTGGAGATATAAAGGCATAGTTTTTAATGCCGTTTTCATAGAGTGTTTTTAAGGCATCTATTCTCTTCTCATTGCTTGGAGAGAACGGCTCAATATCTTTTTTAAGATTTCCTTCAAAGTTGTTAATGGTTAAGCCAACCTCTATACTGCTGAACTTTTTAAATAAATCCATATCTCTCAAAACCAAATCTGATTTTGTTAGTATAGATAGCTCAGCCCTCTTATCAATATTTTTTAAGATATTCCTTGTTAGTTTAAAATCTTTTTCTATCGGTCGATAGGCATCTGAAACACTACTCATATATATTTTTCCTTTGATGTGTTTGTTTTTAATTAAATCTGGTAGATTTTCTTTAACAACAACCCAACTGCCCCATTTTCCATAATTATACCATTTACACATAAATCTTGCATAGCAGTATTTACATGCATATTGGCATCCAATATATTGATTTATAACATACTTTGCTCCGGGTATCTTTGTTGGGTTAATAGGTTTTTTAGCTTTAATTTTTATTATTTCTATTTTACTATTCATTATTAGCCCCTTATAAAGTTTTTGCTTATCTATTTGTTTAAAAATTCCTTAATTCTCTCTAAACCCTCTTTAATGTTTTCATAGGAGTTGGCATAGCTAATCCTTATATAGTTTTTCCCTTTACTACCAAAGCCTATTCCTGGAGTTAGAGCAACAAATTTCTCCTTCAATAATTTATAGGCAAACTCTCTTCCATCTTCTCCAATGTTTGGAAATACATAGTAAGCTCCAATTGGATTATTAACCTCCCATCCAAAATCTTTAACGTATTTTAAAACTAATCTCCTCCTTCTATCAAATTCTTTTATCATGCTGTTTATTTCTCTTTCAGTTTCTTTCTCAAACGCCTTTAATGCCGCATATTGAGATATGGTTGGAGCAGAGATAAATAAATTCTGCTGTAATTTTAAAATTGCTTCAATAATCTCATCGTTAGATATAACATAACCTATTCTCCACCCAGTCATTGCATACAACTTAGAGAATCCATTAATTAAAATGGTTTTTTCCAAATTTTCATCAAATTCAATTGCTGAATAGCATTTCCCTTCATAAACTAAGCCATTGTAGATTTCATCAGAGATTATATAAGGGATGTTTTCATAGGCAAATTCATAAATCTCTCTATCTATAACTTCTCCCAATGGGTTTGAAGGAGAGTTTATAATTATAGCCTTTGTTTTATCAGATAAAGCTTCCTCTAAGCTCTCAACTGTAAAATCACAAAACACTGGCTTAGCTCCTAAGAATCTGATAAAATTCTTATAGCATGGATAGCATGGATTTTGAATTAAAACCTCATCTCCATCATCTATTATTGAAGATAGAGCAAAAAACAGCCCTAAAGAACTCCCTCCAGTAATGATTATGTTATCTGGGATTATATCTGCCTTGTATTTATCTTTATATAGCTCACTAATTTTCTCTCTTAACTCTAAAATACCTCTACTGTCGGTATAGTGTGTTTTTCCTTCTTTTAAAGATTTAATTCCTTCATCAACAATAGGTTTTGGTGTGTTAAAATCTGGCTCTCCTATCTCTAAGTGTATAACTTTCTTCCCTTCACTCTCTAATTTTTGTGCTAATGCTAAAATATCCATAACTTCAAATGATTCAAAATTTAAGAGCCTTTTTGATAGCATGACATCACCATTTATAAACACTAAAAGGAATTATTATTAATTAATAATACTTTTCGTGGTGGCATAAAATGATTATTGCTGTGAGTGGAAAAGGTGGAGTTGGAAAGACAGCATTTACAACATTATTAATTAAGGCATTATCTAAGAAAACAAACAGTATTTTGGTTGTTGATGCAGACCCAGACTCAAATCTACCAGAAACTTTGGGAGTTGAAGTAGAAAAAACTGTTGGAGATATTAGGGAAGAGCTAAAAAAGTTAGTTGAGAGGGATGAAATTCCAGCAGGAATGACGAAATTAGATTATTTAAGGAGTAAGATTTTTGAAATTTTGGTTGAGACAAAATATTATGATTTATTGGTTATGGGAAGGCCTGAAGGTAGTGGATGTTACTGCAGTGTAAATAACTGGCTTAGGCAGATTATAGATAACTTAGCTAAGGATTATGAGTTTGTTGTTATAGACACTGAGGCTGGCTTAGAGCATCTCAGCAGAAGAACAACCCAAAATGTTGATGTGATGATTGTTATAACTGATGCATCAAAGAGAGGTTTAGGGACTGCAAAGAGAATTAAAAAATTAGCTAATGAGTTGGAGGTTAAGTTTAAAGACATCTATGTTGTTGCAAATAAGGTTAAACCAGAGTATGAAGAGCTAATTGATAACTATGCAAAAGAGCTTGGTTTGAATTTAATTGGGAAGCTTCCTTATAATAAGGAAATAGCTGAGTATGATTTAAAAGGCATTCCTTTATGGAATCTTCCAGAAAATAATGAAGTTTATAAAAAAGTTGAGGAAATTGCTGAGAAGATAATTAATAAAAAATTTTAAGATATTAATTCCAATATTTTCTCTAAGATTAATTTTTCTCTAAGCTCTATAAATCTATTAAAGTTCTCTTCAATTTCATCTTTTGATAATGAATCATCGGTATTTCTTAGAATTTCAAACATTTCTTCATTTATAAAATGCCCTTTTAGAATTTCTTTAACTTTATTTACTGCTTCATCTTCGGATAATCCTTTATTTTTCTGAATTTCTATCATTTCTTTGACATATTTGGATGGTGATTTTTTTGAGATTTTCTTATTGGTTTCATCAAGAATGGGTGTTTTATTTAAAACTGAATCTATATATTCATTGGATATGCCTTTATTTCTTAAAAATCCTTTAGGAAATATATGATGGTCTTCAAGCTTATAGTAGGCAATATTATCAGGCTTATAGAAATCCATTGGTTTATTTTTAAATATCAAATTAAATACTCCCTTATATTTTGAACTTCCAGAACTTTTAACTTTCTTTAAACTGTATGCTCCATATTGTATTTCAATCTTTAAGTTTTCAACGACTTCTGGAATTTTGTTATTGTTCTCAATCCATTGTGAAACTTCTTTAAAATCTTTCATCATCTTGGATTCTGTAGAACCCGAGTATCTCTCAGAAAATACTGAACTCCAATACCATTTATTAACTTTGTCCATATCTGGAATATCATGTTTTAAAAAGAATGCCAACATCATCGTTATTGTTGGTGTATATGGATTCCATTTTTTAATATCTGCAATTCCATATTCGCTAATATCAAAAATTCTTTGAAATACTTTATTTTCAGCAATATCTACAACTCTATTCCATGATTCATCATTTAAAATGGAGTTATCAATTTTAATTAAATCTCTTGACTTGATGCTCATTCCTTTACTTAAAGCTAATGCCTGAATAAACATATAAGGCACTTTTGTATCCTCAACATCACCTGCAAAATTTTTAATGCGAATGTTATTTTCAAACGCTTCTGCCCACTTTTCCCTTAATTTTATAAATTTATAAAATCTTGCAACCAATAAATCGTAAGGCGATAATTTTATACCAGTTTTGTTTATTCTTTCGAATAACACTACAACTTGTTCGGGTTTATCATTGTAAGATAATCCTAAAATTAGTGTAGGAACTTTATATTCCAATATGTTATGCATATAATTAAATACTTCTTCAGGAAAAATTTCACTAAAATGCTTATACCATATCTTATAAAATTTATTTGAATTTGATAAAAATGTTAATGGGAAAAATCTTTTTTCTTTTAATTTTTCTATATCGAAAGAATTATCTTCATTTAATAAAGCTTTATATTGTCTACAATCTTTAGACAGGCTAAAAACAGAATTATCAATATCATCTTCAACTAATTTGTTTAAATCTATAAAAAACGCATAAGGTTTTGTAGTATTTTTTAATGGAAAATTTGGGCTATATATTGCATAAAATAATGACGTTAGTCTTTGCTGACCATCAAGAACCAAAATTCTTGGTTTTCTTAATGTTATATTAGGATTTAATTCCTCTGCCCCCCTAATGTAGATTGTCCCAAATGGTGGATTTTCAGGATTTATTTCTTGGATTAAAAAAGTTCCTATAAACATATTTTCCAAAAGAGATTTAATTAGTTCTTCTATATCTTGTCTTGTCCAGACAAAATTTCTCTGAAAATCAGGGAGTGCTACTTCCCCTTCGTATGCTTTTTTTACTAAATCTAAAAGGTTCTTTGTATCATGACTCAACTCCATACTTTCACCCTCATAATCGCCAATCTCATGTATTTCAAACGATTAAAAAAATAAAAAATAAAATTTTTTATTCAATCATTGAGTTTGCTATTTTTATAAGCTCATTTTTATCCAATTTTCCAGCTATTATTACTTTTATTCCATTGTATTCAAACATTAACATTTTTACATCTCCACTGTCTGAAATTAATGCTTTAACTCCATTTTTTAATGTTATTAAATTGCTACCATTTTCAGGAATCGTTAAGGGTTTGTTGTCCTTACTTTCAATAATTGCCAACTCCCCATTTTCTCCATAAGTTAAAATTACTGTCTCTGATTCTTCATTATTGGCATTTTGTTTTGTAGCCATTGCATTCTGCAATTCAAGCCCAGCAGTGTATTTTGGAACTAAGATTTTAAAGCTAACATCCTTTTGAACTTCATCTATATTTTTTGATGTTGTCATTGCTCCAGAACTCATCAATTTAGCTCCTTCTGGAGGAACAAACTTAAATCTATCATCTGGAACATCCACATTAAATTTAACGTTCTTATATTCTATTGTTACGCCATCCATCTCTATCTTCAGAGGTTGCCAATACTCTTCATCAACATACATCTTCATCTTTTCTTCAGGGTTTTCTTTAGAAATTAGCTCTAAAACATAACATTTTCTTCCATCATAAGTTTTTTCTCCAAGGTATGAAACATTAAATTTCTCAAGCATTGATTTTATAAACTTTCCGTAGTCAGGGTTAAACATATTATTTAATTCTCCTTTAATCTCCATCTTTGTGTATTGATTTTTCTTTTTATCATACATATAGTAAGTTTTCCCATCACAGACAATTAAAACATCATCATTTTCCATATAAAACTTATTTGGCTTTTCAAATGCATATTTGTATTGCATCGTCTCTGTCTGCCCCATTATGTTCGTTGTAATTAAAACATCTGCCTCCATTGACTTCATTGCCTCATACTTCTCCTGCATCTTCTTTGCTATCTCATCTGCATTCATCTGCTGTGTGCATCCAGCAAAGAAAACGCCAACTATTAAAAATAAAGAAAGTATTAGATATTTGTAGTTCATATTTCCCCTCCCAGTTTAATAAAGTAAAGTATAGTTTCTTGCAAAACATTTTAGAATAAATAATACATTTATGAACACCTTCCAAAAGGAAGGTGTTCAAACCTTCCTTACGAACTTCAGTAACTTTTGCAAGAAACTATAAAAGTCCAAATTGGACAGAATTTTTTATTTTCACATTTATATTTAAATGTTTCTAAAATTTCAAAGATGTGAAAAAATGAATGTTAAGATAATAGTTGAGTTTATAAAAAAGTTCGCAGAAGAAAATAACTGTAAAAAAATAGCTGAGATTGGAATTGGATTTAAATTTGATGTTGCAAGAGAATTAAGTAAATATTTCGATTTGATAGCCATAGATATTAATGAAAAAGCTATTGAAAAAGCTAAATTGTTGGGATTAAATGCTTATAAAGATGATTTATTTAATCCAAATATAAGTTTATATAAAAATATTGATTTAATATATTCCATAAGACCTCCAAGAGATTTACAGCCGTATATTTTAGATTTATCAAAAAAAGTTAATGCAAATTTAATTATAAGACCTCTTTTGAATGAGATGCCAATAAAAGAGCTAAAACTAAAAAACTACAAAGGAGAAGTGTTTTATATAAAAGAAAAACAAATTTAAGCTTTTAATTTCTTCCTTCGAAACTTTTAGTAAAAGTTTCATCAAAACTCGTCCATTAAGTTAGGGCTTTCAGCCCTAATTAATGTCCATTCACTTAAGCCTTCAATTTCTTCCTTCTCCAGTATCTCATTTTTGGGTGGAATCTAACTCTCCCTCTTGTTTTAACAATGACAAACAATGGAACTCTTCTATTCTGCTTTAATGCTTTAGCCAATCTTACCTTCTTTCCTAATGGCTTGTTGCTTCCCATCATCTCACCTAAATCTCCTTTTTTAATCCAACAACCCTTGTTTGTTTATGTTCAGGGAAATATTTCTCTGGACTTTCTCCTCTCTCCTTCAATATATGTCTAATCTCTGCCTCGTAGTCAGA
It encodes the following:
- a CDS encoding outer membrane lipoprotein-sorting protein → MNYKYLILSLFLIVGVFFAGCTQQMNADEIAKKMQEKYEAMKSMEADVLITTNIMGQTETMQYKYAFEKPNKFYMENDDVLIVCDGKTYYMYDKKKNQYTKMEIKGELNNMFNPDYGKFIKSMLEKFNVSYLGEKTYDGRKCYVLELISKENPEEKMKMYVDEEYWQPLKIEMDGVTIEYKNVKFNVDVPDDRFKFVPPEGAKLMSSGAMTTSKNIDEVQKDVSFKILVPKYTAGLELQNAMATKQNANNEESETVILTYGENGELAIIESKDNKPLTIPENGSNLITLKNGVKALISDSGDVKMLMFEYNGIKVIIAGKLDKNELIKIANSMIE
- a CDS encoding ATP-binding protein, which gives rise to MIIAVSGKGGVGKTAFTTLLIKALSKKTNSILVVDADPDSNLPETLGVEVEKTVGDIREELKKLVERDEIPAGMTKLDYLRSKIFEILVETKYYDLLVMGRPEGSGCYCSVNNWLRQIIDNLAKDYEFVVIDTEAGLEHLSRRTTQNVDVMIVITDASKRGLGTAKRIKKLANELEVKFKDIYVVANKVKPEYEELIDNYAKELGLNLIGKLPYNKEIAEYDLKGIPLWNLPENNEVYKKVEEIAEKIINKKF
- a CDS encoding radical SAM protein produces the protein MNSKIEIIKIKAKKPINPTKIPGAKYVINQYIGCQYACKYCYARFMCKWYNYGKWGSWVVVKENLPDLIKNKHIKGKIYMSSVSDAYRPIEKDFKLTRNILKNIDKRAELSILTKSDLVLRDMDLFKKFSSIEVGLTINNFEGNLKKDIEPFSPSNEKRIDALKTLYENGIKNYAFISPIIPDLIDVEYIIGETKPFTNFYYFEFLNLKASREFKHYLEQNYPESYEIISNKTAFKRYIDEVINTIKKKDIAIKGICVH
- a CDS encoding UPF0146 family protein, with protein sequence MNVKIIVEFIKKFAEENNCKKIAEIGIGFKFDVARELSKYFDLIAIDINEKAIEKAKLLGLNAYKDDLFNPNISLYKNIDLIYSIRPPRDLQPYILDLSKKVNANLIIRPLLNEMPIKELKLKNYKGEVFYIKEKQI
- a CDS encoding 50S ribosomal protein L39e — translated: MGSNKPLGKKVRLAKALKQNRRVPLFVIVKTRGRVRFHPKMRYWRRKKLKA
- a CDS encoding intein-containing RctB family protein yields the protein MKDVLKRVSDVVWELPKDYKDCMRVPGRIYLNEILLDELEPEVLEQIANVACLPGIYKYSIAMPDVHYGYGFAIGGVAAFDQREGVISPGGVGFDINCLTSNSKILTDDGYYIKLEKLKEKLDLHIKIYNTEEGEKSSNILFVSERYADEKIIRIKTESGRVLEGSKDHPVLTLNGYVPMGMLKEGDDVIVYPYEGVEYEEPSDEIILDEDDFAEYDKQIIKYLKDRGLLPLRMDNKNIGIIARLLGFAFGDGSIVKENGDRERLYVAFYGKRETLIKIREDLEKLGIKASRIYSRKREVEIRNAYGDEYTSLCEDNSIKITSKAFALFMHKLGMPIGKKTEQIYKIPEWIKKAPKWVKRNFLAGLFGADGSRAVFKNYTPLPINLTMSKSEELKENILEFLNEIKLLLAEFDIESMIYEIKSLDGRVSYRLAIVGEESIKNFLGRINYEYSGEKKVIGLLAYEYLRRKDIAKEIRKKCIKRAKELYKKGVTVSEMLKMDEFRNEFISKRLIERAVYENLDEDDVRISTKFPKFEEFIEKYGVIGGFVIDKIKEIEEISYDSKLYDVGIVSKEHNFIANSIVVHNCGVRLIRTNLTKEEVQSKIKELIKTLFKNVPSGLGSKGILKFSKSVMDDVLEEGVRWAVKEGYGWKEDLEFIEEHGCLKDADASYVSDKAKERGRVQLGSLGSGNHFLEVQYVEKVFDEEAAEIYGIEENQVVVLVHTGSRGLGHQICTDYLRIMEKAAKNYGIKLPDRQLACAPFESEEGQSYFKAMCCGANYAWANRQMITHWVRESFEEVFKIHAEDLEMNIVYDVAHNIAKKEEHIIDGRKVKVIVHRKGATRAFPPKHEAIPKEYWSVGQPVIIPGDMGTASYLMRGTEIAMKETFGSTAHGAGRKLSRAKALKLWKGKEIQRRLAEMGIVAMSDSKAVMAEEAPEAYKSVDLVADTCHKAGISLKVARMRPLGVIKG
- the mfnC gene encoding (5-formylfuran-3-yl)methyl phosphate transaminase encodes the protein MLSKRLLNFESFEVMDILALAQKLESEGKKVIHLEIGEPDFNTPKPIVDEGIKSLKEGKTHYTDSRGILELREKISELYKDKYKADIIPDNIIITGGSSLGLFFALSSIIDDGDEVLIQNPCYPCYKNFIRFLGAKPVFCDFTVESLEEALSDKTKAIIINSPSNPLGEVIDREIYEFAYENIPYIISDEIYNGLVYEGKCYSAIEFDENLEKTILINGFSKLYAMTGWRIGYVISNDEIIEAILKLQQNLFISAPTISQYAALKAFEKETEREINSMIKEFDRRRRLVLKYVKDFGWEVNNPIGAYYVFPNIGEDGREFAYKLLKEKFVALTPGIGFGSKGKNYIRISYANSYENIKEGLERIKEFLNK
- a CDS encoding transketolase, with product MDNNLEIKDLEKIAKKVRYNIVKMVGLAKSGHPGGSLSATDIIVALYFKLMNYSPDNPYKKDRDRFVLSKGHAAPALYAVLSELGIIEEEELWKLRRLEGKLQGHPSMDTPGVEICTGSLGQGFSAAVGMALGCRLDKLNNYVYVLLGDGECQEGIVWEAAMAAAHYKLDNLIAFIDRNKLQIDGCTEDVMSLGDIKAKFEAFGWDVFEIDGHNFEEIINTVEKAKSMKNGKPKMIIAYTVKGKGVSFMENNVAFHGKAPNEEQLKQALEELSE
- a CDS encoding GmrSD restriction endonuclease domain-containing protein, whose product is MELSHDTKNLLDLVKKAYEGEVALPDFQRNFVWTRQDIEELIKSLLENMFIGTFLIQEINPENPPFGTIYIRGAEELNPNITLRKPRILVLDGQQRLTSLFYAIYSPNFPLKNTTKPYAFFIDLNKLVEDDIDNSVFSLSKDCRQYKALLNEDNSFDIEKLKEKRFFPLTFLSNSNKFYKIWYKHFSEIFPEEVFNYMHNILEYKVPTLILGLSYNDKPEQVVVLFERINKTGIKLSPYDLLVARFYKFIKLREKWAEAFENNIRIKNFAGDVEDTKVPYMFIQALALSKGMSIKSRDLIKIDNSILNDESWNRVVDIAENKVFQRIFDISEYGIADIKKWNPYTPTITMMLAFFLKHDIPDMDKVNKWYWSSVFSERYSGSTESKMMKDFKEVSQWIENNNKIPEVVENLKIEIQYGAYSLKKVKSSGSSKYKGVFNLIFKNKPMDFYKPDNIAYYKLEDHHIFPKGFLRNKGISNEYIDSVLNKTPILDETNKKISKKSPSKYVKEMIEIQKNKGLSEDEAVNKVKEILKGHFINEEMFEILRNTDDSLSKDEIEENFNRFIELREKLILEKILELIS